TGGATGTGACAAATCCAGTGATAATCAACAAATAAACTAAGAAATTAATTTCAAAAGAAAGATATTTTTAAAGAACCTTTCTCCATTTGAAATTGGTATTGTAGGTACATGAGTGTCACACAAGATTTTCATTGCCATTTCTTCTTTTTGCGTTATTCTTTTGAAACTTCAAGTGCATCATTGCATGGAAACAAGAAAGAAACTAAGAAATTAATTTCACAAGAAAGAAAGATATTTGAAATTGGCATTGCAGGTACATGAATGTCGTACAAGATTTTGTTGTCATTTCTTTTTTACGCTATTTTGTTGAAGatagtacaaagttaagacacttattttgagacggagggagtatttttttatgAAAGTTGTAAAAAAATTATGATCGAGAAAACTGTGAATATTTTCGTAGTTCCTATGTTGTCCAAAGAAaatgttttctctctctctctctctatatatatatatatatgtttatccTTTATTTTCTTCTATAATATCATTTTTCAGTGTTAATTGATAAATTATGTTGACAGGGGCAAAATTGACAGATTTGACCTCAGGCAAAAGTATTTCACATACTTTCGAAAACAGTTTAGGGCCTCTTTGGATtgaaggattttcataggaatatTGGAGGATTCCAATCCATTGGATTTTTTCCTAAAGAAGCCCTTTGGATCAAAGGAACCACACCTCCGAAATTCCTATGGATGCATTCCTACACCTCAATCCTATAGGAATTTCAACATCCACTATAACCTCTTTTTTACACTGATTCGCGTAGGATCGAGGCACTTTTCCTGTGTTTTTTCTGTGTTCCATCCAAATGACCATTCTTGTAGTTTTCCTCTATTTTGTAATCCTCTGTTTTGCACCTACAATCCCGTCAAATTCCTGTGTTTTTTGAATTCCTTTGTTTTCTAATCCTGTGATCCAAAGAAGCCCTTAATTTGTGAAATACTTTGCCGTTGACTGGACTAGAGTCAGAGAGAAACAATATAGAAGGACCAAACAGACAAAATTGTAAAAAGAGAAGACTCTCGAAAGTCGAAACCGCCTCGACCGCTCTGGATTGGCGTCTGCTGTCCACTTCAGCGCAGCGTGGCGAGACGCGGAGCAACCAAACTCCGCACAGCAGAGGGGACTAGCCGGAGCGGGGAGAAAAAacagcatggcggcggcggcggcggcgaggaagagCGTGTGCGTGACCGGCGCAGGGGGCTTCGTCGCCTCGTGGCTCGTCAAGCTCCTCCTCTCTAAGGGCCACTACGCGGTCCGCGGCACCGTGCGCgatcccggtaagggccttccttcCTCGCTTCGGTCCGTCCTTCCCACCTCCCGCCCGAAGATTCCTTTTCCTCTTGGCTGTGCCGTCGAAGATCTATGCTTATCCAGGAGGATGTATAGATGTGTTTTTTTAGGAATATATCAATAGCATGCTGTTGCTGAAAAGTGAAAACCGAACGAGGGGAAGCAGTCCAGGCAACCATATTTGAGGGGAAGCAGTCCCCTAAAAATAATGTTGTTCTTGGAAGTTGGAAGTGAACAGGAGCTTTTTGAGATAGTATTAGATTTAGATGCTTTTTAGCAGATTCCTCGAACAGGATGTGTAAATGTTGAGAGGAAATTGCAGGAATTGTGAGCTCCGACGTATTGTTAGTTCTTGAAACTTTGAAAAATAGCTTGGGCATACTTTGTTGTGATGGACCCAAGAAATTTGTTATATGTGAGTATATGATGATGGTGGTGTGTTTTGTGTGTGACCATATGCTCCAGGTAATGCTAAGAATGCTCACCTTAAGGCGCTAGAAGGTGCTGGGGAAAGGTTGGAGCTGCTCAGCGCCGACCTGCTGAACTACGACAGCATTGCGTCAGCGGTTGCTGGCTGTGAGGGCGTCTTTCATGTTGCTAGCCCTGTCCCTTCTGGCAGATCAACCAATCCTGAGGTGATTTTTTCAAGAAAATGTGTTTCACTTTCACGGTTTTGTGAAGTTTTGAGGTAAACAAGAGAGGAAATAGCAGGTGAACGAGTGATTTAGCATAGTGCAATTTTATTGGCAACTATACGTGGCTTTGCATCCCAAGTTAGATGTAAAGTTTACTTAACCTTGAGGCCTTGATGGATTTTCTCAAGGATTTTCCCCCAAACATGACCATTTGTTATTCATAGGAGATATACTGAATTCACCGCATAATGCGAAATCTGTAATTTTTTAACCATCCTGTTTCCCTACATAaacaagttcatgaaaacagacaaAGTTTGTCAACTTGTTCAGCTTTGTGCAACATCAGCCTGTCTGAATTTTGTAACCTATCTCTTTCTTTTATATAGTGCTGTTATACAGATGTATTACTAATGTTTAATTTCTAGAAACAAGTGTGTACTCTAATATTCTGTTGTTTACTTCTTTGCAGGAAGAAGTTATAGCCCCTGCTGTAACAGGCACACTGAATGTCTTGAAGGCTTGCTACGAGGCGAAAGTTAAGCGAGTTGTCATGGTGTCTTCAGTTGCTGCTGTGTCCAATAATCCTAACTGGCCTAAGGATAAATTATTTGATGAAGATAGCTGGTCAGACGAGGATCTCTGCAGAAAGGGTGAGGTAAGTAAGCAATGCCTTTGCGTTTGCTAAACATTGTTCTGCCAAGAAACTTGTTTAGTTCACAGTATAGCATGCTACATCAGCTGCTAATTAATCACAGATTGATATTGATTTggaatatactccctcctttcataAATCATTTGTGGATGGACGTGAAAGAAGAAGAACCAAATAGCACTGCTTCCTCGAAGCAAACTTTCGGTACCCGATCAAGGGACTAATAACATACCAGCTCCAACTCTTGAATAGCTCTCACTTCTCTTGGCCGATAGCTTAGATGACCGACTGTTAGGCATGATTACCAATGATTTAATAGTAAGCTTCTTGTTTGGTGAGCTAATGGTTTCGCCCTAGGATGAAGGTAGCAGTATAAAGGTGAGCCACATCTTTGCACAAATAACCTCGATGCTTTCTAATAATATGATGTTCTTCAGCTAGCCACACAGAATGTTCATGATCTTATGCTGTGATTCCTTGGTCCGGATGACTTATTTGAAATAAATTATATGTGTTGTCATTGTGGCAGGATTGGTATTTCCTTTCCAAAACACTCGCAGAGCGTGAGGCTTTTGCTTATGCAGCAAAAACTGGGCTGGATATTGTAACTATTTGCCCGTCGTTGGTAATTGGCCCCTTGATGCAGTCTACAGTAAATACAAGCAGTAACATTCTCCTTAATTACCTCAAAGGTAGATGTGTTTATCTCAGTGTTCTCTCATCTTACATGCAATTTATATTAAAGAGTGATAATTTGCTCAGCCTTGCTCTGTTTAAACTGGGTCATCATAAATTGATGTCTGAACTGAACAAAGCATATTAACCAATAGCACAATGGACCTTTCAACCTTtaagatcaagttgtttaaaaaacCAAACTTGCTTATTCTTATATTGTAGTTCTGTTTCTGTAGAAATGAAACACTTTTCTCTTGCAGGAGAACGTGATACTGTAGAAAATAAACTCAGGAATGTAGTGGATGTCCGTGATGTTGCCGATGCTCTTCTATTGGCATATGAAAATCCAGAGGCGTCTGGACGGTACATCTGCAGTTCAAAACCAGTAAAAGTCTCTGATATGATAAGCGTACTGAAGACCTTATATCCAATGTACACTTATCCCAAAAAGTAAGTGCCTTCCTCAGCAGGCAACTTTTTGTTTGTCTTATTGCTATTTTGATTCTGCATTTCACAAGCTAGATGGTCCATTTATCTTTTCCTGAGACAAGCATATATATCAGCATCATTTGGAAAGCACTAGGATGGGGATTGACAAATTGAATTAAGCATAGTAGAGTGCCAGGTTTATGGAGGTGTAATGCTCTGCATCTACCATTTAATTTTGCATGTAGTTTAGGATATAGAATGTCAAAAATTAATGAAAGATGTCACCAGATCATAACATTCTTTGATACGACCCCCCTGCTTTTCCATGCTTAACTTGGATGAaactttatttttctctccaaatttCTATGTAGCTTTACGGAAGTGGAAGAAAATACCATTTATAGTTCAGAGAAACTTCAGAAGCTAGGGTGGACCTTCAGGCCTTTAGAGAAGACCCTGGGGGACAGCGTGGAATCCTACAAAGCATCTGGCGTCCTGAACTGAGCATCCAACCAGGGAAAGTTTGGCTGTTAATGCTTGCAAACTCCTTGTGGTTCATGTAAGCAGTGAAACAAAATAAGTTGGTGACACAATCGTCACGAGAGTCTGTGTGAACATGAACAAAGCATGAATCGTATGCGCGCCTTTCTTTTGGTGTGTCTTGACTTGAGGTGTATGCGCACCTTTCTTTTGGTGTGTCTTGACTTGAGGTGTTTCGAGGCATAGTGGAATGTCCTGGTGGTTCTATGAGTGGGTGCTTGCACCTGTTAAAGTTTGAACATATTGCCCATTTTTCAGATCAAAAAACATTGCCCATTTTCCCTAAAAGGGTCAAACCTTTATGAAAAGCACTTGGACCTATTTACCAAACCAGCGGTAAAAATAGGGAGCCCCTGTGTGCATTTTGGGCCTGTCCAAGTGGGGCCTGGGCGCTCCTTTTTTTTCGCTTTTCatctttattttttcatttttgtttcttttgtttttttactcTGAGAACTGTTCATAGATCTCAAATTCAAAAAGAAATGTtcggaatttcaaaaaaaaaatcttagttcatgaatttgatttttcatgaattcaaaaaatgtccatGAATTTGTAAAATTCTCAGAATTTCATAAAGTGTTCATGAATTTGACAAATGTTCTAGAAAAAACATAGAAGAAAGAGAAAATActtaaaaaacaaagaaaaaaaaggcaaaaCCGGTGGAAGAAAAAACCAGCACGCCCCGTTCTACTTCCCCCTAGCGGAagaggatccggcttgcctgctccctcctcatgttcccatccgtgctcccggctgtttttttctttttttttctttttaatccaggccttattttgttccaatcaaatcatgccACGTATGCGGGAGTACGGATGGGTGCACGCGAGGGGAGCATGCAAGTCTCGTCCAGCGGAAGAGCCGTGGATTAGGAGATATACGGTAAAAATATCCTTGATTTATCTTAAGTTACATTAAAGTCCGGTGGGTCTACCGTCTTCGTCTCTCGGACGGGCTGATCGTGTGCCGCTCGACGGGCTAATCACGTGCCGCTCTAACGTTGGGCGAACATGTTGTTGATTGTGGATGCTAAGGGCCTGTTTTGATCTCCTCCAGCTTCTAATTCCTCAAACTTCTCGTGTGAAGTTGTCCTGAACGTTTATTTGGGAAGAAGCTGGATTTGAGAAGCTCAGTCCCGCTCACGTGTAAAATCGTGAAGCCCGGAAAGCCCAGCTCCAGAAAAACGAGAAACTGGAGTTGCCCATATTTACAACGAGACTGCCACCGCTAAAGAAAACGCTTCGGAGAGCCAGCTTCTCGAGTCGACATGCCACACTCGCGTTCGAATCGTTGCGCTCGTCTCCCTCCCTCGACCTAACCTTCCCCCGCCGCCACAGCCAGATCCACCCCTCAGCCGGCCGGCGCTCCGCTCCACCGCCGGATCTGGCATATACAAGGCCATCCCGGCCGGTTCCCATCCAGAAGACCACCCCGAGCTCCCTTTCTTCTTCCCAAGGTCCACCCATGGCGGCTGCTCCCGATCTGGGCTTTCCAACGGGCCTATACCAGCATCAAACAAGGTCTCTAGTGGGCTGCTCCCGAGCTAGGCTGTTTCCAGCGGGCCTGTACCAGCGCGGAACAGGCCTACAACCTCCCCAACTGGGAGGAATCTCTGGGAGAAGCTACGAGCGTGCCGAATGGTTTGTTAATCGCCAGGTGGAGTTTGAAGCTAGCTTCAGAAGCTGATTTTGTGGAGTTTGGGAAGTTCGGAGAAGTTCAGAACAAGCCCTAAGTCATCAAGGCCGCGATGCCAATGGACCAACACTGAACAACAACAAATTCAAGAGCCAAATCTCAATTATTTCTCATATGCCTTATGCTAGCATCCGAGGCCGGAACGCGTGACGGAGACGAGGCCCGAGGATCAACCCACCGGAACGTGTGATGGAGACGAGGCCCGAGGAAGAACCAAATAGGTGTAGGCCGAGAGTATTTCTTCGAATATACCAAGAAGTTTGCATATACTAAGAGTATTTTTACATGTATAGAAAGGCCTCCTCAGGCGATTTTTTCGCACCGGCacagaaaaatcggcccagtcgcgttcCAGAAgctcgattttcgccggcttggtccGAAATTAgcgtcggcggacccaggccgaacccgtcaCGCCGGCGGACGCCGGGGCGAgcggttttggcgcgaaagagccgcgggctcgccgcgtcagcgacaccgctCGTCGTCTTCCCCCACGCCATGGGGAATCAAtgtcaaggctgccgccggtcagccttatcattgattcctcacgggcggcgcatcaCGGGTCGGCGCGCCGACACCTCCCCtctctcgcacgcgtacacacgggcgcggcgcgGCTATATAAAGCCGGcggcctccctcgcctctggccacaccagccctAGCCCTAGCCGCCGAGCTCTACCTCTCCCGAGAGCCGCCGCCGAGCccccctctcccgagcgccgccgtcgagccctcgctctccctccctctcccgatggccgagcgtttccccggagatgaggcggcggccaacggcttcggccgccgctcgctccgcGAACAAGAGTCTTGGCtcatgttccaggcgaacatcacggcgccgccggacatgcgcgccgggccaacaGGCTGGAAgctcagcaacgggggagtgcccattcccccattGCCCGACGCCGTGGCTAAACCCTCGTACTTCGCCAACGAGGTCGAGGTCATGCGCGCCTCCCTTACCGACGCccagctctccctcccccagtacgtcgccgacaaccacgcggcttgggcggcgtacttccaaCTCCGTCAGCAGCagcggctggcgtccaccaacggcgcacCGGTAGTCGGCGGcatgaagaacagcgaggggcgccatctgtgatggggcgtccccggccgcacactcgagggcgtgctgacgcacctcgagggcggcaaccacccgccgttggcgtaccccccggcgagggCGGCCACCACGGCCACGACTCACCGCCGACGCGATGGGCAATGGTTGCCCAGGAGGTTTGtcgcctcctcttcttcctcttcatcacgCTCTTCTTCGCATTCCTCCGGCTCTTCGGggttgctcggcgtcaaggccgagcccgcgacggagacgccgctcggccggctgcACTCGCGGCGCCGGCattgtcatcaacgagggcggccagcgcgcctcctcgtcggctcctcctccgcgcttcgtcaagcccaaGACGGAGCCGGGCCTCCTCCCCGCggtgaagacggagcacggcggcgacgtcgagctcgacgacgacgcggcctTGGAATGGGCGCGCGCggactccctgaagatggcgagggagcgccaATGCGCCGCCCTGCAGCGATTCGCGCAGCGCCGCcggggccgcgacgaaggaggCGTCATCGTCATCGAGGATAGCGACGACAACGACGCGCCGCCACTACTAGTCCGCGTTGACGACGCCGGTCAGGGGTCCACTAGGGAcgaccgcgtcaaggaggagaagcccgacaacgatggcggcgacgacggggactacTCCGCGTTCAGCCAGTTTCTTTTTAATTTAGACATATTATGTAATAAAAATCCGCGACTATTATGTAATATATGCCGAACTTTGCTATATTTTTGCCTTTTTTGAACGCGCCTGGGGCGGCCCTGGGGCTAGCGACTGGGGACCAACTCGTCCCCAGACcgattttttgcgccggctcactccAGGCAGCGATTTTAGGCACCActgaggggccaacggctggagatgctctaagccgcACGCTTATGTTGCTCTATGTTTTATTTACGCACTCAGCCGTATATGCCGAGCGCCCGATAAATTACACTCAGTTTATTGGGAAATACTAGGCAACTTTTGATTTTCTTGTAGTGTCTGGAGCACAACAATTTTCTTGTACTTCTCTGGAAAAAGTTTATTTATTTTCAACCCTTTTTTCTAAGAAAAAAGggagtcaaactccacgttacaagaTTTATCTTAAGTTTCTTCTGGGCTGCCTCAGTCTCGATGCTCCATCCTCTCAAGGCTTTCATTTTGTTTTGCGGAAGAAGGCTTTCATTAACCTTATGGTGCTGTAGGCTGTAGCCCGCCAGCAAGTATATTTTTTTTGTTGGTTCTACAAAAGTCAGAGGCCAAACTGATCCCCATGTGATATAGGCAGTTGCTGAAGTTTTGTTTACAGGAGTCCACCTTGCATTTCCATGCAACCGACTCACCATGTGCTGGAAGCAGCATACTCCATGAGCAAATCAAGAACTTGATTCGGCAACCGCCCGGTTTCTCTTCTATTCTAAAAAAGAGCCGGAAGCCAAAAACCATATGCGCATGCTTGCAAGAGGCAAAAGACAGCCCACTCCCATGCATGTTTACGGATGAACGTCGTGACCTGTCAGGCACACGGAACACGTAACAACATTCCCATCACAATTATCACGGAAGCTGAGATCTTATATATCCTAATTAATCCCAATTATACTTGTGCCAACAATATCAAAGCTATTCTAATGTACAATCATACACTCATACCTCGCTGGCCACAACATGCTTATACCTCATCAAGACATTTCAGTGAACGAACAACGAGAACATCTACCACAATCAGACTCCATCAGCCTCCATGTTCCATACCAGCTAAATCACAACATGCTGGTCAATTATAGACCCAATGTCGTCGATTAATCATCTGATGAGACTAGCTATCCAATGTCGTCTATCGATGCACGCATAAATAGCCCTACCTCATGAGCAACATCTCATCACCTTCTCATCGGTCGACCACACTCTCGATATTGGTAGTGCACAAAGGCCGATAACTTAGTTCAGAGCTTGAGGAGACAATGGCTGCCTGGCTTAAGCTCTCCGTTGCGCTGACATGCGCATTGCTCTTGTCGTCGTCGGCGTGCCACGGCCTGCAGGTGGGCTACTACAAGAAGACGTGCCCCCGCGTGGAGGCCATCGTGAGGGACGAGGTGAAGCGCTTCGTCTACAAGAACGCCGGCATCGGCGCCGGCCTCATCCGCATGttcttccacgactgcttcgtGCAGGGCTGCGACGCCTCCGTCCTCCTCGACCCCACGCCCGCCAACCCGCAGCCGGAGAAGCTGAGCCCTCCCAACTTCCCCAGCCTCCGCGGCTTCGAGGTCATCGATGCCGCCAAGGACGCCGTCGAGAAGGCGTGCCCCGGCGTCGTCTCCTGCGCGGACATCGTCGCCTTCGCCGGCCGTGACGCCGCCTACTTCCTCAGCAGGTTGACGATGAAGATCAACATGCCGGCCGGCCGCCTCGACGGCCGCGTCTCCAACTCCACGGAGGCCCTTGACAACCTCCCGCCTCCGGTCTTCAACCTCGACCAGCTCATCGCCAGCTTCGCCGCCAAGGGCCTCACCGCGGAGGACATGGTCGTGCTTTCCGGCGCCCACACCATTGGCGTGTCCCATTGCTCGTCCTTCGTCCCCGATCGCCTCGCCGTCCCCTCCGACATCAACACCGGCTTCGCCAACGTGCTGAGGAGGGAGTGCCCCGCCAGCCCAAGCTCGGCCAACGACCCGACGGTGAACCAGGACGTGGTGACCCCCAACGCGCTGGACAACCAGTACTACAAGAACGTCCTGGCGCACAAGGTGCTCTTCACGTCGGATGCCGCCCTCCTTGCCACGCCGGCGACGACCCAGATGGTGCGCGACAGTGCCAACATTCCCGGGCAGTGGGAGGCCAAGTTCAACAAGGCCATGGTCAAGATGGGAGCCATCGAAGTGAAGACCGGTTTCCAGGGAGAGAtcaggaggaactgcagggtcgtcaACCACTAAACGAACGAATCATGCACATTTTTTGTGCACTTTAGTATTTGCACTGGTGGGGTCACCTATTTGTGACTTCCGTTGAATTTCGCGCATGTAATTTGTTTGTTGTTTCAACTCCTCAAAATTCTCTGGCTGGTTGTTGGTGCTACACAgttgttcttttttctttcttggTGAATCAAAAGAGGTTTATACACAAACCAGAAAAGAACGTACAGAGACAGAAACATCAGCTCGGATCGATGATGTGGCAGAATACGCGGATCGATGATGTTGGCAAAGCTATACGCCTATACCGACGGCCCCCGGTAGCTCCATCGGGCGTAGGCCTGACGCCGTCAAACGGCCGTCGCCCACCGGGTAGCCGGGCCCAAGGATATGCCAATGGCTTGACCTATGCAGACGGCCACCATAGGCATATAGCCAGtgctgccgacggcccccgtcggcatatgtGGACGTATGCCGGCGGCTTTTCTACGCCTATGGCTTGACCTAGGCCGCCAGGATACCTCCATATATGCCGACGGGGCCATCGcgatttgggccaattctggtagTGTGCTACCACGTTTGTCAATTGATGATGCGGTCGTAAGGAAACATGAATTACATATGCAAATTGGAAAATTATTAGAGAAGGAGGCACTCTACTGGATGAAACAAGGGCGAGTTGATTGGCTTACTAGTGGCGACAAGAACTCGGTTTTCTTTCATAGGGCAGCAAACGGGCGGTGGAAAAGAAACTGTATAAAGTGTTTGCAAAGAGAAAATGGTACATGGATTGATGATCAGGAGAGGATACGGTCCCATGCAGCAGCCTAATTTTCTTCTTTTGTTCACCTTCTGTGTGCAGGTACCGGATATGAATATAATTGAAAAGGTAAAGCCCCGAGTGACCGA
This portion of the Triticum dicoccoides isolate Atlit2015 ecotype Zavitan chromosome 7A, WEW_v2.0, whole genome shotgun sequence genome encodes:
- the LOC119328532 gene encoding cinnamoyl-CoA reductase 2-like, with amino-acid sequence MAAAAAARKSVCVTGAGGFVASWLVKLLLSKGHYAVRGTVRDPGNAKNAHLKALEGAGERLELLSADLLNYDSIASAVAGCEGVFHVASPVPSGRSTNPEEEVIAPAVTGTLNVLKACYEAKVKRVVMVSSVAAVSNNPNWPKDKLFDEDSWSDEDLCRKGEDWYFLSKTLAEREAFAYAAKTGLDIVTICPSLVIGPLMQSTVNTSSNILLNYLKGERDTVENKLRNVVDVRDVADALLLAYENPEASGRYICSSKPVKVSDMISVLKTLYPMYTYPKNFTEVEENTIYSSEKLQKLGWTFRPLEKTLGDSVESYKASGVLN
- the LOC119334468 gene encoding peroxidase 2-like gives rise to the protein MAAWLKLSVALTCALLLSSSACHGLQVGYYKKTCPRVEAIVRDEVKRFVYKNAGIGAGLIRMFFHDCFVQGCDASVLLDPTPANPQPEKLSPPNFPSLRGFEVIDAAKDAVEKACPGVVSCADIVAFAGRDAAYFLSRLTMKINMPAGRLDGRVSNSTEALDNLPPPVFNLDQLIASFAAKGLTAEDMVVLSGAHTIGVSHCSSFVPDRLAVPSDINTGFANVLRRECPASPSSANDPTVNQDVVTPNALDNQYYKNVLAHKVLFTSDAALLATPATTQMVRDSANIPGQWEAKFNKAMVKMGAIEVKTGFQGEIRRNCRVVNH